From a single Sphingobium sp. genomic region:
- a CDS encoding efflux RND transporter permease subunit, whose amino-acid sequence MRNISAWSIRNPVVPIVLFVGLILAGIVSFSGMKVQNDPDIEFPIVIVNIAQPGAAPTEIETQITQRVESAVRTISGVQSISSTAREGSNDTVIEFKIGEDINQAVNDVKNAIDQVRGELPDGILEPQVFKAQTSSDPIAYFAVAADDMTIEQLSWFVDDTITKRLLGVKGMAEVSRAGGVDREIRVTINLPKMQSMGVTAAQINNVLRQVNLNATGGRAEIAGSRQSVRILGNAATAYDLSQTRISLGGGKSVKLSDVADVSDSYGEQRSLGKANGKQVVTFGITRARGESDVSVYDGAWERLQQIEKENPGIKVTRLFTSVDYTKGQYRSSMAAMIEGALLAIVVVFLFLRDWRATIISAIAIPLSAIPTFWFMDLLGFTLNSISLLALGLVAGVLVDDAIVEIENIVRHMRMGKSAYQASIDAADEIGLAVVATTFSIVAVFLPVGLMPGISGQFFKNFGLTVVVSVLMSLAVARMITPMVAAYFLKAHGEEEHGAGRLMDIYMKILGWTLDKRKAKAYRAQGTRRSMRRNFVSVFLDHRMWMVGIGVVALALTGVMFAVIPMQFFPNTNSDFSQVRIEMVPGTTLRQTEAVADEVSDVIRREPEVETALARINEGNARIFITLKKDRERSSMEFERELTPALQKIADARVSFASMGGGPGGGTGRPINIMLSGSNSELLEATANTLVEQMKTLDVVVAPRIAADLKRPEIIIRPRTELAASLGVTTASLSQTIRIATQGDIDQNSAKFSLTDRQVPIRVMLPEASRRDLSTIRNLPVPTANGGSVPLERVADISFGAGPTSIQRYKQNRRIFVGADLPPGVVKSTAQEAINKLPIMQNLPTGVSNDPFGEDEWQQEMIANFSIALVSGILLVFSVLVLLYKRFMSPLVNMSSLALAPLGGLIALALAGQSQSMPVYIGILMLFGIVAKNSILLIDFAIEEMERGIPKYQAIMEAGHKRAQPIVMTTVAMTAGMIPTAISLSGDGAWRAPMGTVVIGGLTLSTLLTLLIVPAGFSLADGVEKRVGPWLRRNLLTFQPGDDDEDNRRNDSIGSAHPPSGPAALPGGLQPAE is encoded by the coding sequence ATGCGCAATATTTCCGCCTGGTCGATACGCAATCCAGTCGTCCCGATCGTCCTGTTTGTCGGACTGATCCTTGCCGGCATCGTTTCGTTCAGCGGAATGAAGGTGCAGAACGATCCGGACATCGAATTCCCGATCGTTATCGTCAACATCGCGCAACCTGGGGCTGCACCGACCGAAATTGAAACACAGATTACGCAACGCGTAGAATCCGCGGTCCGAACGATCAGCGGAGTGCAGTCAATCAGTTCGACTGCGCGTGAAGGCAGCAACGATACCGTCATCGAGTTCAAGATCGGCGAAGATATCAACCAAGCGGTCAATGACGTCAAAAACGCGATCGATCAGGTCCGCGGCGAACTGCCGGACGGAATTCTCGAACCGCAGGTATTCAAGGCGCAGACGTCGTCTGATCCGATTGCCTATTTTGCGGTTGCCGCGGATGACATGACGATCGAGCAATTGAGCTGGTTTGTCGACGATACAATCACAAAGCGCTTGCTTGGCGTTAAAGGCATGGCGGAAGTTTCCCGCGCCGGCGGCGTTGACCGTGAAATTCGCGTAACGATCAATCTTCCGAAGATGCAGTCGATGGGCGTCACCGCGGCGCAGATCAACAACGTCCTCCGTCAGGTCAATCTGAATGCCACCGGTGGACGCGCTGAAATCGCTGGATCGCGCCAATCTGTTCGCATTTTGGGGAACGCCGCAACCGCTTATGATCTTTCGCAAACCCGGATATCCCTTGGTGGCGGCAAATCTGTAAAGCTTTCGGATGTTGCGGATGTCAGCGATTCCTATGGTGAGCAACGGTCTTTAGGCAAGGCTAATGGCAAGCAGGTCGTTACTTTCGGGATCACGCGTGCACGCGGCGAGTCCGATGTGTCGGTCTATGATGGCGCTTGGGAACGGCTGCAGCAGATTGAAAAGGAAAATCCGGGGATCAAGGTCACCCGCCTATTCACCAGCGTTGATTATACCAAGGGTCAGTATCGCAGTTCGATGGCTGCGATGATTGAAGGCGCGCTGCTGGCAATTGTTGTGGTCTTCCTGTTCCTGCGAGACTGGCGCGCAACGATCATTTCGGCGATCGCTATCCCGCTCAGCGCAATCCCGACCTTCTGGTTCATGGATCTGCTAGGCTTTACCCTCAACTCCATTTCACTACTTGCGCTCGGGTTGGTCGCAGGTGTCCTTGTCGATGATGCGATTGTTGAGATTGAGAATATCGTGCGGCATATGCGCATGGGCAAGTCAGCCTACCAGGCGTCAATTGATGCAGCAGATGAAATCGGGCTCGCAGTTGTCGCAACGACATTTTCTATTGTCGCTGTGTTCCTGCCTGTTGGCCTGATGCCCGGCATTTCCGGCCAGTTCTTCAAGAACTTCGGTTTGACCGTTGTTGTCTCGGTGCTGATGAGCCTTGCCGTCGCGCGCATGATCACACCAATGGTCGCAGCCTATTTCCTGAAGGCGCATGGCGAGGAAGAGCATGGCGCAGGCCGTCTCATGGACATTTACATGAAGATTCTGGGCTGGACACTCGATAAGCGCAAGGCGAAGGCCTATCGTGCACAAGGCACGCGGCGGAGCATGCGGCGTAACTTTGTAAGCGTCTTTCTTGATCATCGCATGTGGATGGTTGGCATTGGGGTTGTTGCGCTCGCCCTCACCGGCGTCATGTTCGCAGTGATCCCCATGCAATTTTTCCCGAACACAAATTCCGATTTCAGCCAAGTCCGCATCGAAATGGTGCCCGGAACGACATTGCGTCAGACCGAGGCTGTGGCAGATGAGGTTTCCGATGTCATTCGCCGCGAACCAGAAGTCGAAACTGCACTTGCCCGCATCAACGAGGGCAACGCGCGTATCTTCATCACGCTCAAGAAAGATCGTGAACGTTCGAGCATGGAATTCGAACGTGAACTAACGCCTGCCCTCCAAAAAATCGCCGATGCACGGGTATCCTTCGCGAGCATGGGTGGCGGCCCCGGAGGCGGAACCGGCAGACCCATCAACATCATGCTTTCGGGTTCAAATTCTGAGCTGCTGGAGGCGACAGCAAACACGCTGGTCGAACAGATGAAAACACTCGATGTGGTGGTTGCACCGCGCATCGCGGCCGACTTGAAGCGCCCGGAAATCATCATCCGTCCGCGCACTGAACTCGCGGCTTCGCTGGGTGTAACGACTGCTTCTTTGAGCCAGACAATTCGGATCGCAACGCAGGGCGATATCGATCAGAACAGTGCAAAATTCTCGCTAACTGACCGGCAGGTTCCCATTCGGGTGATGCTGCCCGAAGCTTCGCGTCGTGACCTCTCGACCATTCGCAATCTCCCTGTTCCGACCGCCAATGGCGGCTCGGTGCCGCTCGAACGCGTTGCCGACATCAGCTTTGGCGCAGGCCCTACCTCGATCCAGCGCTACAAGCAGAACCGCCGTATTTTCGTGGGCGCCGACTTGCCCCCGGGCGTTGTCAAAAGCACCGCGCAGGAAGCGATTAACAAGCTGCCGATCATGCAGAACCTGCCCACTGGCGTGTCGAATGATCCTTTTGGTGAGGACGAATGGCAGCAGGAAATGATCGCAAACTTCTCGATCGCACTGGTTTCAGGCATTCTGCTGGTGTTTTCGGTCCTTGTACTACTTTACAAGCGCTTCATGTCACCGCTGGTGAACATGAGTTCGCTTGCACTTGCACCTCTGGGCGGGCTGATCGCATTGGCTCTTGCAGGACAGTCGCAATCGATGCCCGTCTATATCGGGATATTGATGCTGTTCGGTATCGTCGCCAAGAACTCAATCCTTCTCATCGACTTTGCCATTGAGGAAATGGAGCGCGGCATTCCAAAATATCAGGCCATCATGGAGGCGGGGCATAAGCGTGCGCAGCCCATCGTGATGACCACTGTCGCGATGACTGCCGGTATGATTCCGACTGCAATATCGCTTTCGGGCGATGGCGCATGGCGTGCGCCGATGGGCACCGTGGTGATCGGCGGTCTAACCTTGTCCACGCTTCTAACACTCTTGATCGTTCCCGCTGGCTTCAGCCTTGCCGATGGCGTTGAAAAGCGGGTTGGCCCCTGGCTGCGCCGCAACCTTCTTACTTTCCAACCGGGCGATGACGACGAAGACAATCGCCGCAATGATTCGATAGGTTCCGCCCACCCTCCTTCCGGACCAGCCGCCCTGCCCGGCGGATTGCAACCTGCCGAATAG
- a CDS encoding efflux RND transporter periplasmic adaptor subunit, translating into MNFETTISTADGYVGSGDLDDSKKRRNIAVALVVVIALAAAVYYFFFAGSGADSGAEGKQSQAQTVSVLIPGNGVVERKINATGILAARREIPVGVVGEGGQVLRVYVDAGDWVQQGQVLASIERSVQTQQIAGMQAQINAARADLNLAQNELDRALQLVERGFVSKTDVDRKTANRDSARARLGVADAQLREMQARTARLDIRAPVGGFVLERNVETGQTVGQGSGMLFRLAQGGEFELQAQLGEADLANLSTGVTASVSPVGTERVFNGTIWQIAPMINEQTRQGIARISLPFDRALKPGGFANVEIKAGSTTAPLLPESAVQNDQKGSYVYLIDAKNKVVRREVKIGDVTPNGLIVQEGLTGNERVVAYAGGFLNPDETVNPRLVKPGVIAR; encoded by the coding sequence ATGAACTTTGAAACTACCATTTCAACAGCCGATGGATATGTCGGCTCCGGCGACTTGGACGACAGCAAAAAGCGTCGCAACATTGCGGTAGCGCTGGTCGTTGTCATCGCGCTGGCCGCAGCCGTCTATTATTTCTTTTTTGCCGGCAGCGGTGCTGACTCGGGTGCTGAGGGCAAACAGTCGCAGGCTCAAACGGTTTCAGTGCTCATACCGGGTAACGGCGTGGTTGAGCGTAAGATCAATGCGACCGGCATTCTTGCCGCACGCCGAGAAATTCCCGTGGGGGTCGTCGGCGAAGGCGGCCAAGTGTTGCGCGTCTATGTTGATGCCGGGGATTGGGTTCAGCAGGGTCAGGTTCTCGCCAGTATCGAACGTTCGGTCCAAACACAGCAGATTGCGGGCATGCAGGCTCAAATCAACGCTGCTCGGGCTGATCTCAACCTCGCTCAAAATGAACTCGACCGTGCACTGCAACTGGTTGAACGCGGCTTTGTCTCCAAAACTGACGTCGATCGCAAAACTGCCAACCGTGACAGCGCGCGCGCGCGGCTGGGCGTAGCTGATGCCCAACTGCGCGAAATGCAGGCCCGCACGGCTCGCCTTGATATTCGCGCGCCGGTTGGCGGCTTTGTTCTGGAACGCAATGTGGAAACCGGCCAGACCGTTGGCCAAGGCAGCGGCATGCTGTTCCGCCTTGCGCAAGGCGGCGAGTTCGAACTTCAGGCGCAACTGGGCGAAGCCGACCTTGCCAACCTCTCGACAGGCGTTACCGCCAGCGTTTCCCCCGTCGGTACAGAGCGTGTTTTCAACGGCACGATCTGGCAGATTGCGCCGATGATCAACGAACAAACCCGCCAGGGCATCGCCCGCATTTCACTGCCTTTTGATCGTGCGCTGAAGCCGGGTGGTTTTGCCAATGTCGAAATCAAGGCCGGCTCTACCACCGCGCCGCTGCTTCCGGAATCTGCCGTACAGAACGATCAGAAGGGAAGCTATGTCTATCTGATCGATGCAAAGAACAAGGTGGTCCGTCGAGAGGTTAAAATCGGTGACGTGACGCCGAACGGGTTGATCGTTCAGGAAGGCCTTACGGGCAATGAGCGCGTCGTCGCTTATGCTGGCGGCTTCCTCAACCCTGACGAAACCGTCAATCCCCGACTCGTCAAGCCCGGCGTGATCGCGCGCTGA
- a CDS encoding GlsB/YeaQ/YmgE family stress response membrane protein produces the protein MDFFAENGWIGWIIIGGLAGMVGKFLMPGNDGGGVIITIILGIAGALLMGLLGGLTGWYSSGEGPDFIAAVIGSIILLIGYRIVRNNKGGTPPST, from the coding sequence ATGGATTTCTTTGCAGAAAATGGCTGGATCGGCTGGATCATCATCGGCGGCCTTGCCGGTATGGTTGGCAAATTTCTCATGCCTGGCAATGATGGTGGCGGTGTTATCATCACCATCATTCTTGGGATAGCCGGTGCCCTATTGATGGGCCTTTTGGGCGGGCTGACCGGCTGGTATTCGTCCGGCGAAGGCCCAGACTTCATCGCCGCAGTGATCGGTTCAATTATCCTGCTGATCGGATATCGCATTGTCCGCAATAACAAGGGTGGTACACCACCTTCAACCTGA
- a CDS encoding DUF1153 domain-containing protein yields the protein MIENQKIRPAQVIGPLGEPLTVDSLPPPSTTRWVVRRKAEVVAAVNGGLLSVSEVCERYGLTLEEFASWQRAIDRSGMPGLRVTRIQHYRDLYERQQKY from the coding sequence ATGATTGAAAACCAGAAAATCCGCCCCGCGCAGGTTATCGGTCCGCTAGGCGAACCCCTGACGGTCGACAGTCTGCCACCGCCATCGACGACACGCTGGGTCGTGCGTCGCAAGGCTGAAGTCGTGGCCGCAGTTAACGGCGGACTGCTTTCGGTCAGTGAAGTATGCGAACGCTATGGCCTGACACTTGAAGAATTTGCGTCGTGGCAGCGCGCAATTGACCGTTCGGGAATGCCGGGCCTGCGCGTAACACGCATCCAGCATTATCGCGATCTTTACGAGCGACAGCAGAAATATTGA
- the mnmA gene encoding tRNA 2-thiouridine(34) synthase MnmA → MSVDFSPADFQLGADLRGKRIVVAMSGGVDSSVVAALAARSGAETIGVTLQLYDHGSAVKRAGSCCAGQDIRDARSVADRLGINHYVFDHESRFRDSVIDHFADEYMRGRTPIPCVRCNMGVKFTDLFRLAKELGADCLATGHYVRRVNGTSGPELHRALDPARDQSYFLFATTIEQLSYLRFPLGGMPKPQVRAIAQELGLVVANKPDSQDICFVPEGDYASVVRKVRPEADSDGPIVDLQGRELGRHKGLIHYTVGQRRGLEIGGLAEPLYVVRLDPEKQAVVVGPKRALAVSAARIIEPNWLGAVEGRAVMAKVRSLAKPVPARIDGEWLRFDADEYGVAPGQAAVLYDGDRVLGGGWIEETASALADIAA, encoded by the coding sequence ATGTCTGTTGATTTTTCTCCCGCCGATTTTCAACTGGGCGCCGACCTTCGGGGCAAGCGAATCGTTGTCGCCATGTCGGGCGGCGTTGATTCGTCGGTTGTTGCTGCGCTTGCGGCGCGTTCCGGTGCGGAAACGATTGGCGTAACACTGCAGCTTTATGATCATGGTAGCGCGGTCAAGCGCGCGGGAAGTTGCTGTGCGGGGCAGGACATTCGCGATGCGCGGTCCGTTGCCGACCGGTTAGGCATCAACCATTATGTCTTCGACCATGAGAGTCGTTTCCGCGATTCCGTGATCGATCATTTTGCGGACGAATATATGCGTGGTCGCACGCCCATCCCTTGCGTGCGCTGCAATATGGGGGTGAAGTTTACCGATCTATTCCGACTGGCAAAAGAACTGGGCGCGGATTGCCTCGCGACCGGCCATTATGTCAGACGGGTAAATGGAACGTCTGGACCTGAACTGCACCGTGCGCTCGATCCTGCGCGCGACCAGAGTTACTTCCTTTTCGCAACCACGATCGAGCAACTCTCTTATCTGCGCTTTCCACTGGGTGGAATGCCCAAGCCGCAGGTGCGGGCGATTGCGCAGGAACTAGGGCTCGTTGTTGCGAACAAGCCGGACAGTCAGGATATTTGCTTCGTGCCGGAGGGCGACTATGCATCGGTCGTTCGCAAGGTTCGGCCCGAAGCGGACAGCGATGGACCGATTGTCGATCTTCAAGGGCGAGAGCTGGGCCGGCACAAGGGCTTGATCCATTATACCGTCGGGCAAAGACGCGGTCTGGAGATAGGGGGCCTTGCCGAGCCCCTTTATGTTGTCCGGCTTGACCCTGAGAAGCAAGCTGTGGTCGTCGGACCGAAACGGGCGCTCGCAGTGTCGGCTGCCCGCATAATTGAGCCAAATTGGCTTGGCGCGGTTGAGGGCAGGGCGGTGATGGCTAAGGTACGCTCACTCGCAAAACCTGTGCCCGCAAGGATTGATGGCGAATGGCTGCGTTTTGATGCGGACGAATATGGTGTCGCGCCGGGGCAGGCGGCTGTGCTTTACGATGGCGATCGTGTGTTGGGCGGAGGCTGGATCGAGGAAACTGCCTCCGCGCTGGCGGATATTGCCGCCTGA
- a CDS encoding serine hydrolase, translating to MPRFKLLYHATAISFMLSACGENADVDPLPAGPGIETIAADAAPGQERLRSAIAPFFEDPALAETRALVVMQGGRIVAERYASGYGPETRLISWSMAKSVTATLVGLMVADGLLVLDDPAPVPEWSSPGDPRAKITLRQLLHMASGLDHTEMAEGEKQIYDADTTRLLFLDGRENVASYAEKRNLEAQPGGKFEYSTATTHILVDIMTRTLTDSRDPVVRKNTMLDYARGRLFEPLGMNSAVPEFDRSGTMLGGSMIHATARDWAKFGEFLRNNGSVRSAQIMPTSWARFMKASSATDAAYGGQLWLNKRRPAGSDQVLFPGKAPSDVFAALGHLGQFVIVSPQHRLTIVRLGKTQDDQLDPINDQLAKLIAIFPRY from the coding sequence ATGCCTAGATTCAAACTGCTGTACCATGCAACTGCGATTTCATTCATGCTTTCGGCGTGCGGGGAAAATGCGGATGTCGATCCGCTGCCAGCGGGGCCCGGAATCGAAACAATTGCTGCTGATGCTGCGCCCGGCCAGGAACGGCTCCGCTCGGCTATCGCACCGTTTTTCGAGGACCCGGCGCTGGCGGAAACCCGTGCGCTTGTTGTGATGCAAGGCGGGCGGATTGTCGCCGAACGCTATGCATCTGGTTATGGTCCCGAAACCCGGTTGATCAGCTGGTCAATGGCAAAAAGCGTTACCGCAACGCTGGTCGGCCTCATGGTTGCCGACGGGCTACTCGTTCTGGATGATCCGGCACCCGTTCCCGAATGGTCAAGCCCGGGGGATCCGCGCGCAAAAATAACATTGCGGCAGTTGCTGCACATGGCGTCAGGCCTTGATCACACCGAAATGGCCGAGGGCGAAAAACAAATCTACGATGCAGATACCACAAGATTACTATTCCTCGATGGGCGCGAAAATGTCGCCAGTTATGCTGAGAAACGTAATCTTGAGGCCCAGCCGGGTGGCAAATTTGAATATTCGACGGCCACTACGCATATCCTTGTAGACATCATGACACGGACATTGACCGACAGCCGGGATCCTGTCGTGCGCAAAAATACGATGCTCGATTATGCCCGTGGCCGTCTGTTTGAACCGCTGGGAATGAATAGCGCAGTTCCTGAATTTGATCGTAGCGGGACGATGCTGGGTGGAAGCATGATCCATGCAACGGCGCGCGACTGGGCCAAGTTTGGGGAATTTCTGCGTAACAACGGCTCGGTCCGTTCGGCGCAGATCATGCCAACCAGTTGGGCCCGCTTCATGAAAGCGTCAAGCGCGACGGACGCAGCTTATGGCGGGCAGCTTTGGCTGAACAAGCGTCGGCCTGCGGGAAGCGACCAGGTGCTGTTTCCCGGTAAGGCCCCGTCGGATGTGTTTGCTGCGCTAGGCCATCTTGGCCAGTTCGTAATCGTTTCGCCGCAGCATCGGCTGACCATTGTACGCCTCGGCAAAACGCAGGACGACCAACTCGATCCGATCAATGATCAGTTGGCGAAGTTGATTGCAATTTTCCCGCGATATTGA
- a CDS encoding DUF3297 family protein, whose product MTDSNNLPPDRISIHPFSEFFDETALSRGIGIRFKGQQRTTVEEYCISEGWIKVSAGKSRDRHGKPMQLMLKGPVEAWFEDLGDDAPVAKA is encoded by the coding sequence ATGACAGACAGCAACAACCTGCCGCCCGACCGGATTTCGATCCACCCGTTTAGCGAATTTTTCGACGAAACCGCACTTTCGCGCGGCATCGGAATCCGCTTCAAGGGCCAGCAACGGACCACGGTCGAGGAATATTGCATTTCCGAAGGCTGGATCAAGGTATCCGCCGGCAAAAGTCGTGATCGTCACGGAAAGCCCATGCAGTTGATGTTGAAGGGCCCGGTTGAAGCCTGGTTTGAAGACCTAGGCGACGACGCACCGGTTGCCAAAGCCTGA
- a CDS encoding DUF4424 family protein codes for MKEFIAFVALGACAAPSFANDSSVLIVGKDKPCKLVSLCMDAVKKIGSTRFEVRKSNFDPTRDIQIPFAEFCDPNAL; via the coding sequence ATGAAGGAGTTTATCGCCTTTGTCGCTTTGGGTGCGTGCGCCGCACCATCTTTTGCCAATGACAGCAGCGTCCTTATCGTCGGCAAGGACAAGCCTTGCAAACTGGTCAGTCTTTGCATGGACGCGGTGAAGAAAATCGGCTCGACTCGCTTTGAGGTGCGCAAATCCAACTTTGATCCGACCCGCGACATCCAGATCCCGTTCGCCGAATTTTGCGACCCTAACGCCTTGTAA
- a CDS encoding aminoacetone oxidase family FAD-binding enzyme — translation MKAGNYDAIILGAGGAGLMAALTAGQRGHRVLVIDHASGPGKKILISGGGRCNFTNVHATSQNAQDRYISANPHFAKSALGRYEPQDFIDLVAAHGIAFHEKTLGQLFCDGSARQIVAMLMDECDKAVAMGGRVDFAFGLDVRAVSHDGSNFAVAYGNLSASAPRLIVATGGPSIPKMGATGFAYDLARQFGLKVVEPRPALVPLTLGGDDVLFRELSGVSAEVIAGAGKSAFREAALFTHKGLSGPAILQASSYWSNGDPILIDFLPDADAAMLLADAKRANPRATLRSTLERHLPARLAEALAGQLAMAGNLADQSDRKLADAGARLDSWMFHPNGSEGYAKAEVTRGGVSTDGLSQKTLEAKTVPGLHFIGEAVDVTGWLGGYNFQWAWASGVAVGQAL, via the coding sequence ATGAAAGCTGGAAATTATGATGCAATAATATTGGGTGCAGGCGGCGCGGGATTGATGGCTGCCTTGACAGCAGGGCAGCGCGGGCACCGCGTGCTGGTGATCGACCATGCCTCTGGCCCGGGTAAGAAAATCCTGATTTCCGGTGGCGGCCGGTGCAACTTTACCAATGTGCACGCGACCAGCCAGAATGCGCAGGATCGCTATATTTCTGCCAATCCGCATTTCGCCAAATCGGCGCTGGGGCGTTATGAACCGCAGGATTTTATCGATCTTGTCGCGGCGCACGGCATCGCCTTTCACGAAAAGACGCTCGGCCAGTTATTCTGTGATGGCAGCGCGCGGCAGATCGTCGCGATGCTGATGGATGAATGTGACAAGGCAGTCGCCATGGGTGGCCGCGTTGATTTTGCCTTCGGCCTTGATGTGCGCGCGGTGTCGCATGATGGCAGCAATTTTGCGGTCGCCTATGGCAATCTGTCCGCAAGCGCGCCGCGTTTGATTGTTGCGACCGGTGGGCCAAGCATTCCCAAGATGGGCGCAACGGGCTTTGCCTATGATCTTGCGCGCCAATTTGGCCTGAAAGTTGTCGAGCCGCGGCCGGCATTGGTGCCGCTTACGCTGGGTGGTGACGATGTTTTGTTTCGCGAGCTTTCGGGCGTATCGGCAGAGGTGATTGCAGGTGCCGGCAAATCAGCATTTCGCGAAGCCGCACTTTTCACGCACAAGGGGCTGTCCGGCCCTGCCATTCTGCAAGCCAGCAGCTATTGGTCGAATGGTGATCCGATCCTGATCGATTTTCTGCCCGATGCCGATGCAGCCATGCTGCTCGCCGATGCCAAACGCGCCAATCCCCGTGCAACGTTGCGCTCGACGCTTGAACGGCATCTGCCTGCACGTCTGGCCGAGGCGCTGGCAGGGCAACTGGCAATGGCTGGTAATCTTGCAGATCAATCTGATCGCAAACTGGCGGATGCAGGCGCAAGGCTGGATAGCTGGATGTTCCACCCCAATGGCAGTGAAGGCTATGCCAAGGCCGAAGTCACCCGTGGCGGTGTATCCACTGACGGGTTGTCACAAAAGACGCTGGAAGCAAAAACGGTCCCGGGCCTCCATTTCATCGGGGAGGCCGTCGACGTTACCGGCTGGCTAGGTGGCTATAATTTCCAATGGGCCTGGGCGAGCGGTGTCGCCGTAGGCCAGGCCTTGTAA
- a CDS encoding outer membrane beta-barrel protein, with the protein MKRLGYQAIFASALLGVAITPAAAQDPDEHWEGAYIGGSFGLGAQNNDRGETILFDTNLDGTFGDTVSTSTSAAAFAPGFCNGAAVGTAPIDCRGDRDGLEYYIRAGYDAQNGNMVYGFLVDGGRSESRDSVSAFSSTPASYTFTRKLDYSLGARARVGYAARGALFYVTGGAAYGKIKNGFTTTNAVNSFATSGKNSSWGYSYGGGAEVKIARNFSMGLEYLYTNFVDDKFRVNVGAGSAPATNPFLLINPAGTAMRRSDSDFDQQNIRLTASLRF; encoded by the coding sequence ATGAAACGTCTCGGCTATCAAGCAATATTTGCGTCTGCCCTATTGGGCGTCGCCATTACACCCGCTGCAGCTCAGGATCCGGATGAACATTGGGAAGGCGCCTATATCGGAGGCTCTTTTGGGCTTGGTGCCCAAAATAATGACCGTGGCGAGACCATATTGTTCGACACCAATCTTGACGGAACTTTCGGCGACACTGTGTCGACGTCGACCAGCGCTGCGGCTTTCGCACCCGGATTTTGCAACGGCGCGGCGGTAGGGACAGCGCCTATCGACTGTCGCGGCGATCGTGACGGTCTCGAATATTATATCAGGGCCGGTTACGACGCTCAAAACGGCAATATGGTTTATGGCTTTTTGGTAGATGGTGGCCGATCGGAATCCCGCGATAGCGTGAGTGCCTTCAGTTCGACCCCCGCATCCTACACTTTTACGCGAAAGCTCGACTATTCGCTCGGTGCACGTGCGCGCGTTGGTTATGCAGCACGCGGCGCCTTGTTTTACGTCACGGGCGGAGCGGCCTATGGCAAGATCAAAAACGGCTTCACTACGACCAATGCGGTCAACAGCTTCGCAACCAGCGGTAAGAACAGCAGTTGGGGCTATAGCTATGGCGGTGGGGCCGAGGTGAAAATTGCCCGCAATTTCTCTATGGGCCTCGAATATCTCTACACCAATTTCGTTGACGATAAATTTCGCGTCAATGTGGGTGCGGGCTCTGCGCCAGCAACCAATCCGTTCCTACTCATTAATCCGGCGGGAACAGCCATGCGCCGCAGTGACAGCGACTTTGATCAGCAGAACATCCGATTGACGGCTTCGCTGCGTTTCTGA